A region from the Macaca mulatta isolate MMU2019108-1 chromosome 13, T2T-MMU8v2.0, whole genome shotgun sequence genome encodes:
- the LOC717450 gene encoding small ribosomal subunit protein uS5-like: MPVTKLGRLVKDMKIKSLEEIYLFSLPIKESEIIDFFLGASLKDEVWKIMPVQKQTPASLSTRFKVFVAIGDCNGHVGLGVKCSKEVATAIRGAIILAKLSIVPVRRGYWGNKIGKAHTVPCKVTGSWGTGIVSAPVPKKLLMMAGIDDCYTSAWGCTATLGNFAKATFDAISKTYSYLTPDLWKETVFTKSPYQEFTDHLVKTHTRVSVQRTQAPAVATT, translated from the exons ATGCCCGTCACCAAGCTGGGCCGCTTGGTCAAGGACATGAAGATCAAGTCCCTGGAGGAGATCTACCTCTTCTCCCTGCCCATTAAGGAATCTGAGATCATTGACTTTTTCTTGGGGGCCTCTCTCAAAGACGAGGTTTGGAAGATTATGCCGGTGCAGAAGCAGACCCCTGCTAGCCTGAGCACCAGGTTCAAGGTGTTTGTTGCTATTGGGGACTGCAATGGCCACGTTGGCCTGGGTGTTAAGTGCTCCAAAGAGGTGGCCACCGCCATCCGTGGGGCCATCATCCTGGCCAAACTCTCCATTGTCCCCGTTCGCAGAGGCTACTGGGGGAACAAGATCGGCAAGGCCCACACCGTCCCTTGCAAAGTGACAGGCAGCTGGGGCACTGGCATCGTCTCAGCGCCTGTGCCCAAGAAGCTGCTCATGATGGCTGGTATCGATGACTGCTACACCTCAGCCTGGGGCTGCACTGCCACCCTGGGCAACTTCG CCAAGGCCACTTTTGATGCCATCTCTAAGACCTACAGCTACCTGACCCCTGACCTCTGGAAGGAGACTGTATTTACCAAGTCTCCCTATCAGGAATTCACTGACCACCTTGTCAAGACCCACACCAGGGTCTCCGTGCAGCGGACCcaggctccagctgtggctacaacatag